In Leptospira bourretii, a genomic segment contains:
- a CDS encoding efflux RND transporter permease subunit, which yields MIKDFIEQALKNRVTTLIAAAVAVLFGTWAWIDIRKEAYSDIADTQVRLIAKFPGKAAVEVEERVTLPIERVLNAIPKVAVRRSRTINGLVVFQFVFEDGTDDYFARMRLMERVADADIPEDVHPALGPMSSPVGEIYRYVVESSENHTPMELRTIQDWIVMPKMLQIPGIADVVTFGGLPKQYHVVTSPDKLIRYKLTIGDVIKAIQENNLNTGGNLLLQGEQGFPIRSLGAIRDPKHIENIVVKTVNGVPVFIRDLGSVEISHPIPSGVLGYTIQNDEEGLIDVDSSVQGLVAMRRWGDPNEMGERIRDKVKEINENYLPKGVQLRNTYDRTDLVNYTLRTIGKTLVEGVVVVSLVLIFFIGSVRASLVVVATIPFAMLFAFLLMNMTGIPASLLSLGAIDFGIIVDGAVIMVENIMRRYRDATPEEKSHGILAFTRDAASEVGTEILFSILIIILAYLPIFSFERIEGRLFKPMAFTISFAILGALIFAMAVIPVLMSIIYKTYFESKNPGPIEWHNPVYDWIEIRYKRIIEFIVDRSRKAVKYTFSVVTVFLAIGMFTLGTEFLPEMDEGGFNIRIFFPVGISLPEARKFMPKIRQTVYKNEQVSVVISQLGRNDDGTDPLPPNRLEVLIGLKDYNQWKEKITKQELLLRMRNDLEATLPGARVSFSQPIMDNLSEAIMGTIADLAVFVSGNDLKIMRGIGNQVLEEIKEMKGASEFGIEQEAESPQLTININREAAARFGINVIDIQQMIEAAIGMQRVSTLYEGPSDVPPKTPARFGIVVRFSKDYRASKQAIENMPIISPKGERIPLSQLAEIEVIDGPTMIFRQEGRRVVTVRTNIRGRDQGGFVSELQKRVKKKIKLPDGYEIRFGGQYENLARVGKKLAIVIPITILIIFGVLYLLYRNLKYVYVALACIPLSLLGGIYALLMRGYYFNVSGGVGFISLFGIATMAGVLFVSRTNHLLIEEPEITTKAAVKKAAVIQLRPMLMTMLLALLGLIPATLGTGVGSDVQRPLATVIVGGLFSAMCLVLTILPSLYLVVVGERKPNAKELEEMSHKKHIPFLDFVNELSEEPLEEDEEDDDSPKKKKKPVKKKKRT from the coding sequence ATGATTAAAGATTTTATAGAACAAGCACTTAAAAACCGTGTTACAACACTTATCGCAGCAGCAGTGGCTGTTCTCTTCGGGACTTGGGCATGGATAGACATTCGAAAGGAAGCATATTCAGATATTGCCGACACACAAGTACGACTCATTGCAAAGTTTCCAGGTAAAGCTGCAGTTGAAGTAGAAGAACGTGTTACCCTTCCCATTGAACGGGTATTAAATGCAATTCCTAAGGTTGCCGTAAGACGATCCAGAACCATCAACGGTTTAGTTGTATTTCAATTTGTTTTTGAAGATGGAACTGACGATTATTTTGCTCGTATGCGACTTATGGAAAGAGTAGCCGATGCTGACATCCCTGAAGATGTCCATCCCGCACTTGGACCAATGAGTTCCCCTGTCGGTGAAATCTATCGATATGTCGTAGAATCATCTGAAAACCATACTCCGATGGAACTTCGAACCATCCAAGATTGGATTGTGATGCCGAAGATGTTACAAATTCCGGGAATCGCCGACGTTGTAACTTTTGGTGGACTTCCAAAACAATACCATGTGGTCACCTCACCCGATAAGTTAATTCGTTATAAATTAACCATTGGTGATGTTATTAAGGCAATTCAAGAAAACAACTTGAATACGGGAGGAAACTTACTCCTCCAGGGGGAACAAGGATTTCCCATTCGTTCACTTGGTGCCATCCGAGATCCAAAACACATTGAAAACATTGTGGTCAAAACCGTTAATGGAGTACCTGTTTTTATCCGAGACTTAGGTTCTGTTGAAATTTCTCATCCCATTCCCAGCGGAGTTCTTGGTTATACCATTCAAAATGATGAGGAAGGACTCATTGACGTAGATTCATCTGTTCAAGGTTTGGTGGCGATGCGTCGTTGGGGTGATCCCAATGAAATGGGCGAAAGAATTCGCGACAAGGTAAAGGAAATCAACGAAAACTATCTTCCTAAAGGAGTACAACTTCGTAATACTTATGACAGGACAGATTTAGTAAACTACACTCTCCGAACGATTGGTAAAACCTTAGTAGAAGGAGTTGTTGTCGTCAGTTTAGTTTTAATCTTCTTTATTGGAAGTGTTAGAGCATCTCTAGTCGTGGTTGCAACCATACCGTTTGCCATGTTATTTGCCTTCCTATTGATGAATATGACTGGAATTCCTGCCAGTTTACTTTCATTAGGTGCCATCGACTTTGGTATCATTGTGGATGGGGCCGTGATCATGGTAGAAAATATCATGAGGCGATATCGAGATGCAACTCCCGAAGAAAAATCTCATGGAATTTTAGCATTCACAAGAGATGCCGCATCGGAAGTTGGAACGGAAATCCTCTTTTCGATTTTAATCATCATCTTAGCTTATCTCCCAATTTTCTCTTTTGAAAGGATTGAAGGTCGTTTGTTCAAACCAATGGCTTTTACAATCTCCTTTGCGATTCTTGGAGCATTAATTTTTGCGATGGCTGTGATTCCTGTCCTCATGTCCATCATTTACAAAACATATTTTGAATCAAAAAATCCAGGTCCGATTGAATGGCATAACCCAGTTTATGATTGGATTGAAATACGTTACAAACGAATCATTGAGTTCATCGTAGATAGGTCACGCAAAGCAGTTAAATATACATTTAGTGTTGTGACTGTTTTCCTTGCCATCGGTATGTTTACTTTAGGAACGGAATTCCTACCAGAAATGGATGAAGGTGGGTTCAACATTCGGATCTTCTTTCCCGTTGGAATTTCCTTACCGGAAGCAAGAAAGTTTATGCCTAAGATTCGCCAAACTGTTTACAAAAATGAACAAGTTAGCGTTGTAATTTCTCAGTTAGGTCGAAATGATGATGGAACAGATCCACTTCCACCAAACAGACTAGAGGTGCTAATTGGTTTAAAAGACTATAACCAATGGAAAGAAAAAATCACCAAACAAGAATTACTATTACGAATGAGGAATGATTTGGAAGCCACTCTTCCTGGTGCAAGGGTTAGTTTTTCACAGCCAATTATGGATAACCTTTCCGAAGCCATCATGGGAACCATTGCCGATCTTGCCGTCTTTGTCTCTGGTAACGATTTAAAAATCATGCGGGGAATCGGAAACCAGGTTCTAGAAGAAATCAAAGAAATGAAAGGTGCCAGCGAATTTGGGATTGAACAAGAAGCAGAGAGTCCTCAGCTAACAATTAACATCAACAGAGAAGCTGCCGCACGATTTGGAATCAATGTTATCGATATCCAGCAGATGATTGAAGCAGCCATTGGGATGCAAAGAGTGAGCACTTTATACGAAGGCCCATCAGATGTTCCACCGAAAACACCTGCAAGATTTGGAATAGTTGTCCGATTTTCGAAGGACTACCGCGCCTCCAAACAAGCAATTGAAAATATGCCAATCATTTCACCAAAAGGAGAAAGGATTCCATTATCGCAATTGGCCGAAATTGAAGTCATCGATGGTCCAACCATGATCTTCCGACAAGAAGGTCGTCGGGTTGTAACTGTTAGAACCAACATTCGAGGTCGTGACCAAGGGGGATTTGTTTCTGAACTCCAAAAACGTGTGAAGAAAAAAATCAAACTTCCTGATGGTTATGAAATTCGATTTGGAGGACAGTACGAAAACTTAGCTCGTGTAGGTAAAAAATTAGCAATTGTCATCCCAATTACAATTCTCATCATTTTTGGTGTTCTCTATTTGTTATATAGAAACCTAAAATATGTATACGTTGCATTAGCTTGTATTCCTCTCTCACTCCTTGGTGGAATTTATGCCCTGTTGATGAGAGGTTATTACTTCAACGTATCTGGTGGTGTCGGATTCATCTCACTATTTGGAATTGCGACAATGGCTGGAGTTTTGTTTGTATCTAGAACCAATCACTTGTTGATTGAAGAGCCAGAAATCACAACAAAAGCTGCCGTAAAAAAAGCCGCAGTGATTCAGCTAAGACCAATGCTTATGACCATGTTACTGGCATTGCTCGGCCTTATCCCCGCAACTCTCGGAACTGGAGTTGGATCAGACGTTCAGAGACCACTGGCAACAGTGATTGTTGGTGGATTGTTCTCAGCAATGTGCCTTGTGTTAACCATCCTTCCTTCACTTTATTTAGTTGTTGTGGGTGAAAGAAAACCGAATGCAAAAGAACTTGAAGAGATGAGTCATAAAAAACACATCCCTTTCCTCGACTTCGTTAACGAACTAAGTGAAGAACCATTGGAAGAAGATGAAGAAGACGATGATTCTCCAAAGAAAAAGAAGAAACCAGTTAAGAAAAAGAAAAGGACTTAA
- a CDS encoding DUF455 family protein, whose product MKISEYAKHLLLAPNLEDKLLPPSRHWEEETEFSSIRIESPGRSSKFQFSDKKVKIPRLEHLNLESNRGLSLHHFANHELMAIELFAWALLAFPNAPRSVRNGFLKTIEEEQTHLKLYLNRMRDFGVDFGDIPLNYIFWKQQGQFKSLESFAAVMSISFEGANLDYAQVYAQVFSFFGDQLTSDIMITIFEDEVKHVKRGLRAFEHSVPENVSHWDHYLSLIQFPFTPRRAKGYLYLPDTRVLAGMDGNFIESLGAYEDEYTGRVNLESVKKFGLGETILRKNRLDSHFLNP is encoded by the coding sequence ATGAAGATTTCTGAATACGCAAAACATTTGTTACTCGCTCCAAATTTGGAGGATAAACTTTTACCGCCTAGTCGTCATTGGGAGGAAGAGACAGAATTTTCATCCATCCGGATTGAATCACCCGGTCGTTCTTCGAAATTCCAATTTTCCGACAAAAAAGTAAAAATCCCTCGATTGGAACATCTCAACTTAGAATCCAATCGGGGACTCAGCCTTCACCATTTTGCAAATCATGAGCTTATGGCCATTGAGTTATTTGCTTGGGCTTTGCTCGCATTTCCGAATGCACCTAGATCCGTTCGCAATGGATTTTTAAAGACCATTGAAGAAGAACAAACTCACCTAAAATTGTATTTGAACCGCATGCGAGACTTCGGGGTTGATTTTGGTGATATTCCTCTAAATTATATTTTTTGGAAACAACAAGGCCAATTTAAAAGTTTAGAATCATTTGCAGCCGTTATGTCTATTTCTTTTGAAGGTGCAAATTTAGATTATGCGCAGGTTTATGCACAAGTTTTTTCTTTTTTTGGAGATCAACTAACATCCGATATAATGATTACAATTTTTGAAGATGAAGTAAAACATGTAAAAAGAGGGCTTCGTGCTTTCGAACATTCTGTTCCAGAAAATGTGAGCCATTGGGATCATTATTTGTCTTTAATCCAATTTCCATTTACACCCCGCAGGGCAAAAGGTTATCTATATTTACCGGACACTCGAGTGCTTGCCGGAATGGATGGCAACTTCATAGAATCTCTTGGCGCCTATGAAGATGAATACACTGGTCGTGTCAATTTGGAATCAGTTAAAAAATTTGGACTAGGGGAGACAATCCTTCGTAAAAACAGACTTGATTCTCATTTCCTGAATCCTTAA
- a CDS encoding TolC family protein produces the protein MSFSKRIGIYLFLVYSTSYLWGEARIAQASEALKRQLSDENPRSSLGSSLYPDDQRLNREIDLESAETLLWKNNLLLIASRFQIDVKKAGILQAGLYANPNIAIDQSIFAEPTQRYFDTTRSGQSVIQIQQVFLLGGKIDKRVKVAELNAKISEQEFYDLARAVITKLRRTFYTIYFYKKAVVFYDQSIASIEKTVDSSELAYKRRALLQAEHLRLKALLFFLKKEREDLAIKVYEKEADLKILLNDDLYRDARVEFIPTVNESNLDAIVPNQARLEDLVEIARENRPDLKKALQTLRFEEANLELQYANAIPDLSFGPVYNRGGTAFQNYWGVTAQLSVPLFDRNQGNIQAAEKAILVRKQELKNNILEVENEVAVAYQSARIKDALYKRFSNAYIKDYGSLSLDMIMSYEKKYITILEFADFFETYRSSIVEMLKLQTDRMEAIENVNYAVGKGVFIPKSENQTNPKTEE, from the coding sequence ATGAGTTTTTCTAAAAGAATCGGTATCTACCTCTTTCTTGTGTATTCTACCTCCTACTTATGGGGGGAGGCTAGAATCGCACAGGCAAGTGAAGCCCTGAAAAGACAACTTTCAGATGAAAATCCAAGATCATCTTTAGGATCAAGTTTGTATCCTGATGACCAAAGGTTGAATCGTGAAATTGATTTAGAGTCTGCAGAGACACTTCTATGGAAGAATAACCTTCTGCTCATCGCATCCCGTTTCCAAATCGACGTAAAAAAAGCAGGGATCTTACAAGCAGGACTCTATGCGAATCCGAATATCGCTATTGACCAAAGTATTTTTGCAGAACCAACACAAAGGTATTTTGATACAACAAGATCAGGGCAATCGGTAATTCAAATCCAACAAGTATTCTTACTTGGTGGGAAAATTGATAAACGTGTGAAAGTGGCAGAATTGAACGCAAAGATCTCCGAACAAGAGTTTTATGATCTGGCTCGAGCTGTCATTACGAAGCTAAGAAGAACGTTTTATACAATTTACTTTTATAAAAAAGCCGTTGTATTCTATGATCAAAGTATTGCCTCCATTGAAAAAACGGTAGATTCATCTGAACTTGCATATAAAAGGCGAGCCCTTCTACAAGCAGAACATTTACGGTTAAAAGCTCTTTTGTTCTTTCTAAAAAAAGAAAGAGAAGATTTAGCAATCAAAGTCTACGAAAAAGAAGCGGATCTTAAAATTCTTTTGAATGATGATTTGTATCGTGATGCAAGAGTTGAGTTTATTCCAACTGTCAACGAATCAAATTTGGATGCAATTGTTCCTAACCAGGCACGTTTGGAAGATTTAGTGGAAATCGCTCGCGAGAACCGACCAGACCTTAAAAAAGCATTACAAACATTACGTTTTGAAGAAGCAAATTTAGAACTCCAATACGCAAATGCCATCCCAGATTTATCTTTCGGTCCAGTTTATAACCGTGGTGGTACCGCATTTCAAAACTATTGGGGAGTCACTGCACAGCTCAGTGTTCCTCTCTTTGATAGAAACCAAGGAAATATCCAAGCAGCAGAAAAGGCCATTCTTGTCCGCAAACAAGAGTTAAAGAACAATATCCTTGAAGTAGAAAATGAGGTAGCAGTTGCTTACCAATCGGCTCGAATCAAAGACGCACTTTATAAACGATTTAGTAATGCTTATATCAAAGATTACGGAAGTTTATCTTTGGATATGATTATGAGTTATGAAAAAAAATACATAACCATCTTAGAGTTCGCAGACTTCTTCGAAACTTATCGTTCCAGTATTGTCGAAATGTTAAAACTACAAACAGATCGAATGGAAGCCATCGAAAACGTAAACTATGCTGTGGGTAAAGGTGTCTTTATCCCCAAATCTGAAAACCAAACCAATCCTAAAACTGAGGAATAA
- a CDS encoding efflux RND transporter periplasmic adaptor subunit codes for MLITLKSLNQKAKILLISGVALVVIAVLFMIFSKPAKPVHKHPEKAEVFDGGLRIEFKPNSPGLEIVKSTTIGGGGEFVSLEAPARLIASTSPSVSNGARIILFESAELNDLYVGYVHAKNKLHRSNKNLSRIKDMFVHRVATEKDLVESETDAGNDAAELAEFEGKLRAQGLNPSELSTAGSLKAWIITDVPESQISTLRKGKKVKVVFASFPDEEFVGTAEAIGDNVDPLTRTAKMRIIVVNEKYRLKPGMFGVVKFPEQTGGDSVVLPYTAIVTVEGKNYVFVEEKPLTFKRREVVLGISTKERVNIIEGLSPGEKVAIQGSILLKGLSFGF; via the coding sequence ATGTTAATTACCTTAAAATCTTTAAACCAAAAGGCAAAAATCCTCCTAATTTCAGGAGTGGCTCTTGTAGTCATCGCCGTTCTATTTATGATTTTTTCCAAACCGGCAAAACCTGTTCACAAACATCCAGAAAAAGCAGAAGTTTTTGATGGAGGTTTACGAATTGAATTCAAACCGAATAGCCCTGGACTTGAAATTGTAAAATCAACGACAATTGGTGGCGGTGGAGAATTTGTGAGTTTGGAAGCACCAGCAAGACTTATTGCTTCGACTTCTCCTTCAGTTAGTAATGGTGCTCGGATCATCCTTTTCGAATCAGCAGAGTTAAACGACCTTTATGTTGGTTATGTTCATGCAAAGAACAAACTCCATAGATCAAATAAAAACTTAAGCCGGATCAAAGATATGTTTGTGCACCGAGTGGCAACGGAAAAAGACTTGGTCGAATCAGAAACGGATGCTGGAAACGATGCGGCGGAACTTGCAGAATTTGAAGGGAAACTTAGGGCACAAGGTTTAAACCCAAGCGAACTTAGTACTGCCGGAAGTTTAAAAGCTTGGATCATTACAGATGTTCCTGAATCTCAAATCTCTACTCTGCGTAAAGGTAAAAAAGTAAAGGTCGTATTTGCTTCTTTTCCAGATGAAGAATTTGTAGGAACTGCGGAAGCAATTGGTGATAACGTAGACCCTCTCACAAGAACAGCAAAGATGAGAATCATCGTTGTGAACGAAAAGTATAGATTGAAACCGGGTATGTTTGGGGTTGTCAAATTTCCAGAGCAAACAGGTGGAGATAGTGTAGTTCTACCTTATACTGCCATTGTCACTGTAGAAGGAAAAAACTATGTTTTCGTAGAAGAGAAACCATTAACTTTTAAAAGAAGAGAAGTTGTATTAGGTATCTCTACAAAAGAAAGAGTCAATATCATCGAAGGTTTGTCTCCTGGTGAGAAGGTAGCCATCCAAGGCTCCATTCTATTAAAAGGTTTGAGTTTTGGTTTTTAA
- a CDS encoding porin has translation MKQPCCSKLPLYLCLFFFCFPLLQAEENKEQTNQTPAPIQNPLPASLKFGAFVDTYYSHNSNHPLSKERLYATQAVRNDEFNINLGFVDAKWQEEKVRGRLAFQFGTSVNTNYAAEANRDISSNQNSVKHIQEAYVGFKLAKDTWVDAGIYFGHIGHESWISSDNWNYTRALALDYVPYYSSGVRLTTKFTDKFQFQFHVMNGWQNITDQNKDKSLGTQFKFFVTPSFTVTANQFVGNEAPDFERKQTRLYNNTILEWKALDWLSFAVSGDMGAQKAKESFQYEPWWKEINPTLGIYTNRESNAYNQWYHGTFWTSFRYDDLYRLSFRIERFYDPKQVMATTYTRNGFMTNGYTATFDLLHWNPGLIRFEVTQKESMDPVFETDKNKHTRVERLFIVAASVRY, from the coding sequence ATGAAACAACCCTGTTGTTCTAAGCTCCCACTTTATTTGTGTTTGTTTTTCTTTTGTTTCCCGTTGTTACAAGCAGAGGAAAACAAAGAACAGACAAATCAAACTCCTGCGCCAATACAAAATCCACTGCCTGCGAGTTTAAAGTTTGGTGCTTTTGTAGATACATATTATTCACACAATTCCAATCATCCGTTATCAAAAGAAAGATTGTATGCAACCCAAGCAGTTCGTAATGATGAGTTTAACATCAACTTAGGATTTGTTGATGCAAAATGGCAGGAGGAAAAAGTAAGGGGTCGTTTGGCTTTCCAGTTTGGAACATCGGTAAATACGAATTATGCGGCCGAGGCAAATCGAGACATTAGTTCCAATCAAAACTCAGTAAAACATATCCAGGAAGCTTATGTCGGTTTTAAGTTAGCAAAAGATACTTGGGTGGATGCCGGTATTTATTTTGGACATATTGGACACGAATCTTGGATTTCTTCAGATAACTGGAATTATACTAGGGCATTGGCTCTAGACTACGTTCCTTATTATTCTTCGGGAGTTCGGCTTACTACTAAGTTTACCGATAAGTTTCAATTTCAGTTCCATGTAATGAACGGTTGGCAAAATATCACTGACCAAAACAAAGATAAGTCACTTGGAACTCAGTTTAAGTTTTTTGTAACACCGAGTTTTACAGTTACGGCAAATCAATTTGTTGGGAATGAAGCACCTGATTTCGAAAGAAAACAAACTCGATTGTATAATAATACAATTTTAGAATGGAAAGCCTTGGATTGGTTATCGTTTGCAGTATCTGGAGATATGGGAGCACAAAAAGCAAAAGAATCTTTTCAGTATGAACCATGGTGGAAAGAAATCAATCCAACCCTTGGTATTTATACAAATAGGGAATCAAATGCTTATAACCAATGGTACCATGGAACTTTTTGGACCAGTTTTCGATATGATGATCTTTACCGTTTGAGTTTTCGGATTGAAAGATTTTATGATCCGAAACAAGTGATGGCAACTACATACACTCGAAATGGTTTTATGACAAATGGATACACTGCTACTTTTGATTTATTGCATTGGAATCCAGGTCTTATTCGTTTTGAAGTGACTCAAAAAGAATCTATGGATCCTGTTTTTGAAACTGATAAAAATAAACATACTCGTGTAGAGCGATTGTTTATTGTGGCAGCTTCAGTTCGGTATTAG
- a CDS encoding MGMT family protein: MSAPKTKSTNFYDSVYAVVKKIPKGKVTTYGHIALLLGSPRAARAVGYALNALKKEMEQKIPWQRVINAQGRISFRGDTFRSSLQKKILESEGVVFDLNNDNINFDKYGWFP; the protein is encoded by the coding sequence ATGAGTGCGCCTAAAACTAAAAGTACGAATTTTTACGATTCCGTTTATGCAGTGGTCAAAAAAATTCCGAAGGGAAAAGTCACCACCTACGGGCATATCGCCTTACTTCTGGGAAGTCCTAGGGCGGCAAGGGCTGTGGGTTATGCTTTAAACGCTCTAAAAAAAGAAATGGAACAAAAAATCCCTTGGCAACGAGTAATCAATGCACAAGGGAGAATATCCTTTCGTGGTGATACATTCCGATCTTCTTTGCAGAAAAAAATTCTAGAATCGGAAGGTGTTGTCTTTGATTTAAACAATGATAACATAAATTTTGACAAGTACGGATGGTTTCCATAA
- the thiD gene encoding bifunctional hydroxymethylpyrimidine kinase/phosphomethylpyrimidine kinase, with translation MKKDFPITLTIAGSDSGGGAGVQADLKTFSSLATFGTTVFTCLTAQNPDGVSGISEISPDFVSAQLKAVSEYFPIKAAKTGMLYSANIIEAVAEFFYENPDIQLVVDPVMVATSGAKLLKDDAILTLTKDLLPLAKLITPNLDEASLLLGEKIHQYDQLVPMAEKLFEKYQIPILLKGGHLPNATEATDVLFDGKSSYVFSKPFLKGKNTHGTGCTYSAAITSFLSHGKNLPEAVGSAKEYLHLTLEDEIKTGPIHHLNHFPEPTN, from the coding sequence ATGAAGAAAGATTTTCCCATTACCTTAACAATTGCCGGATCCGATTCAGGTGGTGGTGCTGGAGTCCAAGCGGACCTCAAAACTTTTTCTTCTCTCGCTACCTTTGGCACCACAGTCTTCACTTGTCTCACAGCTCAAAACCCGGACGGAGTCAGCGGTATCTCCGAAATTTCACCAGACTTCGTTTCTGCTCAACTAAAGGCAGTTTCCGAATATTTTCCCATCAAAGCGGCAAAAACAGGAATGTTGTATTCTGCAAATATCATAGAGGCCGTTGCCGAATTTTTTTATGAAAACCCCGACATACAATTGGTGGTGGATCCTGTGATGGTTGCCACAAGCGGTGCCAAACTTTTAAAAGACGATGCAATCCTAACATTAACAAAAGACTTACTGCCACTTGCAAAACTAATCACACCTAACTTAGATGAGGCGTCTCTTTTGCTCGGCGAAAAAATCCACCAATACGATCAGTTGGTACCGATGGCAGAGAAATTATTTGAAAAGTATCAGATCCCCATTCTTCTAAAAGGTGGGCATTTACCAAATGCAACGGAAGCCACCGATGTTTTATTCGACGGCAAATCATCTTATGTATTCTCAAAACCTTTTTTAAAAGGCAAAAACACACATGGAACTGGTTGTACTTATTCTGCAGCCATTACATCCTTTCTTTCCCATGGAAAAAATCTTCCAGAAGCTGTCGGCTCAGCCAAAGAATATCTCCACCTAACCCTTGAAGATGAAATCAAAACTGGCCCGATCCACCACTTAAATCATTTTCCAGAACCAACAAACTAA